The Microbacterium schleiferi genome contains the following window.
GAGGTCCTCGGGGATGCGCTCCGCCTCCGCCTGCTCATCCGAGATCTGATGCGGCGAGTGACCGAGCACGAGGGTGCGCCGCCCCGTCGCGGCGAGCTCTGCGACCAGCGATCCGAGTTCGGTCCCTGGTCCGGATGTGTCGGGAAAGACCATCTCCGGAGCGCCGAGCACCCACGCCCCACCCGGGCCGTCGACGAAGGACACGGCGCTCCACTTGCGTGCCGACGAGAACGGGATGACAGCTCCCGGCGCGAGGGGACGCTCGAGGGGATACGGGTCACGCAAGCACCGCGCCGTTGCATTTGCCGCGGGGTCAGCGCCGTACCAGGCGAGCGCCTCGCCCCACCCGGGAGCCGATTCGGCGCCGACGGGGTGGACGGCATCGAACTCGATCTCCCCGGCGGTGAGAGTGCCGGTCTTGTCGAGGCAGACGACATCGACGCGGGCCAATCCCTCGACGGCAGGCAGTTCGTTCACGAGAACCTGGCGAGAGGCGAGCTTTGCCGCACCCACCGCAAAGGCGATGCTCGTCATAAGCACGAGCCCGAGCGGGATCATCGCGGTGACCGCGGCGATGGTGTTGACAGCGGCCTGCACCCAGTCGCCGTTCTCCCAGGCTGCGACCCATCCGCCGAACACCATCATCTGCGCGTTCAGAACCAGAAGCGCCATGGGCCCGATCGCCCAGCCGACGACGCGGAGCACGAGGTTGATCGAGGAGCGCAACTCGCTCGAGACGAGCGAGAACCGCTTGGCCTCGGCGGCGAAGCGGTTGGCGTAGGAATCGGCACCGACACGGATGACGCGCGCCAGGCCCTCCCCCGCAACGACGATCGATCCCGACAGCGCTTCGGAGCCACTCCCGCCGTCATCACCGGGCCGCTTGTCGACGGCGTCCGACTCGCCCGTGAGCATCGACTCGTCGACCTGCAGGCCGCGCGCGTTCACGACCTCGGCATCGGCGGCGATCTGGTCGCCGGCGCGGAGCACGAGGATGTCGTCGATCACGACGTCGGTCGGGTGGATCTCGGCCTCGATACCGTCTCGCAGGACGCGTGCGGTCGGCGCGTTGAGCAGTGCGAGGCGGTCGAGCGCTGCCTTGGCCCGGAACTCCTGCCAGGCCCCGATGATCGTGTTGGCCAGGGCGCTCAGTCCGAAGATCGCGTCCTGCCACCTGCCGAGCAGAAGGAGCACGGCGAAGCACGACCCGACGATCGCGTTGAAGATCGTGAAGACGTTGGCGCGGATGATGCTGCCGATGCTCCGACTGGAGTCGGCCTGATAGTCGTTGGTGCGGCCATCGGCCACGCGCTGCGCGACCTCCGCCGTTGTCAACCCGGTGATCTCCTCGGCGCTCCGGGCCGGCTCTGGCCCGGGCTGCATCGCCGCGTCGGTGGCGCTGGTCATGCGTTCACCCTAGCGGGCCGCCGCGCCCCGGCAGCGAGGCGAATACGACCGCCCGGCGCAGAAACGACGAAGGCTCCGGATGCCGCAGCATCCGGAGCCTTCGGGGAAAGTCGCAGGGACTTACTTGAGGGTGACGCTGGCGCCAGCCTCTTCCAGAGCAGCCTTCGCCTTCTCGGCGGTCTCCTTGTTGGCGCCCTCGAGGACAGCCTTGGGAGCACCGTCGACGACGGCCTTGGCCTCGCCGAGGCCGAGCGAGGTGAGCTCGCGGACGACCTTGATGACCTGGATCTTCTTGTCTCCAGCGGCCTCGAGGATGACGTCGAACGCGTCCTTCTCCTCGGCCTCTTCGGCGGGCGCGCCACCGGCGGGGGCACCCGCAGCGGCAACCGCGACCGGCGCGGCGGCGGTGACGTCGAAGGTCTCCTCGAACGCCTTGACGAACTCGGAGAGCTCGATGAGGGTGAGCTCCTTGAACGCGTCGAGCAGCTCTTCAGTGCTGAGCTTTGCCATGATGATTCTCCTTGATGGGTGTGGTTATTGCCGGGGCCCGTCTCAGGCCGCGGACTCCTGCTTCTCGCGCAGCGCGTCGACCGTGCGAACGGCCTTCGACGGCAGCGCGTTGAAGACGAATGCTGCCTTGGTCATCGTTGCCTTCATCGCGCCGGCGAGCTTCGCCAGCAGGACTTCACGGCTCTCGAGGTCGGCGAGCTTGTTGACCTCTTCCGCGCTCAGGGGGGAACCGTCGAAGTATCCGCCCTTGATCACGAGAAGAGGGTGTGCCTTGGCGAAGGCGCGCAATCCCTTCGCGACGGTGACCGGGTCACCGTGCACGAACGCGATAGCCGAAGGCCCCTTGAGGTCTTCATCCATCGACGTGATCCCCGCGTTGTTCGCGGCGATCTTGGAGAGCGTGTTCTTCACCACGGCGTACTCAGCGTCCTGACGGATGCTGTTGCGGAGCTCCTTGAGCTCGGCAACCGTCAGGCCGCGGTACTCGGTGAGCAAAACAGCGGTCGAGTCCTCGAAGTTCTTCGTGAGCTCGGCAACCGTCGCTTCCTTCTGCGCCATGGCCACTCCTTGTGTCTTGTCCACGGTCCGCGGTGGCGGGCCGTGAGCCTCACACCCCCGGAACACAAAAAAGCTCCGGCGCAAGCGCACGGAGCTGAGTGATCCGGAATTCCGGAGAATCGTTCTGTGACACCTGCGCGGGCCCCTGCGATGCAGTGCTTCGATTGACGAGTGCTTGCGCACACGCCAATGACCGGCGGTCTTTGGCTTCGACAAGTGTACGCGCCTGTTCGATGCCGCGACAAATCGGCGTCGGGGTGATCGCGATTCCTCGCGTGTACGGGCAGCGGGCGTCGGCGCCCGCGCTTAGGGTCGAGGGGTGACCCCCGAACTCCAAGCGCGCATCGTCGCCGATTCGCGCGACCGGGTGGCCTGGGTTCGGGCCCGATCACGAGGGATCACGGCAACGGATGTCGCGGCGCTCACGTCCGAGCGCGTGATTCCCCGCGCCGCCGACGCGAAGCTCATGGGCTCGGGGTTCTCCGGCAACGCATACACGGCCCACGGGCGACTGCGCGAACCCGAGATCGCCCGCTGGGTCGCTGCAACGCACGGCATCCTCCCGTCGTCCGCGCTCTTCCATGCCGAGGTCGAGAAACGCCACCTCGCAACCCCCGACGGACTGATGGTCGACAGCCAGGGCCGCGTGATCCTCGCGGAGATCAAGACGACGAAGAAGGCGTGGCGCTCCATTCCCCGGTCGTACCTACGGCAGGTGTGGTGGCAGCAGCACGTCCTGGGCGCGGAGCGGACTCTCGTCGCCTGGGAGGAGCACGACGGCTTCGTTCCCGTCGGCGACGAGCCGCAATGCGCGTGGGTCGACCGCGACGATACCGAGATCGCGCGGCTGGTCGGCCTGGCAACGGCCCTGATCGACGAACTGTATATGCGCACGCAGCGCACGCGAAGCCTGCCCGCCGCGCCGGTCACCGCCGCCGCTTCCCGCGAGCCGTACCGCGCCCTGGCACTCTCGGACTGACCGCACGGTGACGGGCACGGCTCGTCGACTCCGCCACCGCGGGAGTCGCGCTGAACCGCGCACCCGCTAACTACTTGACTCTTGTCAACTAGTCGGCGTATGGTTGACATTTGTCAATGACTGCGCGATGACGAGCGCAGCCGCATCTCCGTCGTTGTGAAGGCACCCATGGCATCCTCCTCTTCCCCCGCGCCCGCCGCGCTCACCGAGTCCGGCATGACGCACCGACAG
Protein-coding sequences here:
- a CDS encoding HAD-IC family P-type ATPase, with the translated sequence MTSATDAAMQPGPEPARSAEEITGLTTAEVAQRVADGRTNDYQADSSRSIGSIIRANVFTIFNAIVGSCFAVLLLLGRWQDAIFGLSALANTIIGAWQEFRAKAALDRLALLNAPTARVLRDGIEAEIHPTDVVIDDILVLRAGDQIAADAEVVNARGLQVDESMLTGESDAVDKRPGDDGGSGSEALSGSIVVAGEGLARVIRVGADSYANRFAAEAKRFSLVSSELRSSINLVLRVVGWAIGPMALLVLNAQMMVFGGWVAAWENGDWVQAAVNTIAAVTAMIPLGLVLMTSIAFAVGAAKLASRQVLVNELPAVEGLARVDVVCLDKTGTLTAGEIEFDAVHPVGAESAPGWGEALAWYGADPAANATARCLRDPYPLERPLAPGAVIPFSSARKWSAVSFVDGPGGAWVLGAPEMVFPDTSGPGTELGSLVAELAATGRRTLVLGHSPHQISDEQAEAERIPEDLVPIVVLTFREQVRPDAAQTLAYFREQGVGIRVISGDNPRTVAAIAREVGVDTPEGFDARELPDDDEALADVLEQYHVFGRVTPEQKKRMVTALQSRGHTVAMTGDGVNDALAIKTADIGIAMNSGAAATKAVARLVLLDGQFSHLPDVVAEGRQVIANIERVSMLFLTKTAYIFVLSIVFGILVLQFPFLPRQLSITDGLTIGIPAFFLALMPNRQRYIPGFLRRSLSFAIPAGVVVGAGLTLYTLGAQSLGVTEEQMRTGATIILAIVGIWILTVLSRPINRYKGLVIGAMFIGLVLIFSVPLATDFFQLVDPGEGAAYLLTAVIVATIGGVEVVRFIHRRFVARDTAARTAGGVGVSARRPRRRGKSDSSVEATTPRG
- the rplL gene encoding 50S ribosomal protein L7/L12 encodes the protein MAKLSTEELLDAFKELTLIELSEFVKAFEETFDVTAAAPVAVAAAGAPAGGAPAEEAEEKDAFDVILEAAGDKKIQVIKVVRELTSLGLGEAKAVVDGAPKAVLEGANKETAEKAKAALEEAGASVTLK
- the rplJ gene encoding 50S ribosomal protein L10 yields the protein MAQKEATVAELTKNFEDSTAVLLTEYRGLTVAELKELRNSIRQDAEYAVVKNTLSKIAANNAGITSMDEDLKGPSAIAFVHGDPVTVAKGLRAFAKAHPLLVIKGGYFDGSPLSAEEVNKLADLESREVLLAKLAGAMKATMTKAAFVFNALPSKAVRTVDALREKQESAA
- a CDS encoding YqaJ viral recombinase family protein, whose product is MTPELQARIVADSRDRVAWVRARSRGITATDVAALTSERVIPRAADAKLMGSGFSGNAYTAHGRLREPEIARWVAATHGILPSSALFHAEVEKRHLATPDGLMVDSQGRVILAEIKTTKKAWRSIPRSYLRQVWWQQHVLGAERTLVAWEEHDGFVPVGDEPQCAWVDRDDTEIARLVGLATALIDELYMRTQRTRSLPAAPVTAAASREPYRALALSD